CGATGCGCTGATAATGGCCAGATAGGGCAGGGTAAGAGGCACTACGCCCTCGTCCTGACCCAAAAGATGAATGAAGGGGCCCAGCGTCATGGAACCAAAAAACAGAAGCACTCCCAGTCCTAAGCCAATCCAGAAACCGTGCTGAAGCACAACAGCTTGCAAATGCCTTCCTCCGCGGCCTTCAGCATTGGCAACCAGTGGGGTAATGCCCATCACTACTCCGATGCCAAACACCATAAACACCGAAAATAAGCTGTTGGCCAGCGCCGCAGCGGCCAGTGGCAGGGTGCCGAGCTGGCCTACCATCACACTGTCTGCAACGCTCACGGCGATGTGGCCAAGCTGTCCTATCATCACCGGAACAGCAATGTGCAGGTTGGTGCGCAGATGTTTTTTGATGCTGTCCATGGGGCGGCAAAAGTAAAGCTATTGCACGGCCTGTGGAGAAGGATTTATTCCCAAAGCTTAGGATGGTTTTCAACCGCTTCGATGCGCTGCTGGGTGGTGTCGGCGAGGTGGCTGAAAAAAGACAATCCGCTGTTGGTTTCCAACTGTCGCACAGACATGGCGAAACTTGCCAATGGCTCCGGTGAGTTTTCATTCGGAATCACAAAAGCAAGCGCATAAAAGTCATTTTGGGTGTAAAATAGCAGCGCCTTGTAGTACGATTTTGGCACACATACCTCTCCCGAACCAATGGTTGAGAAGCTCTCATGGTTTTGAAGAATCGGACCGGTGTACACCAGAATCGAGTCGTGGCTGTGCGTCCATTTTCTTACTTGTTCTTCCAGGCGTTTCCAAACACCGCGGTTGCATCCTGCTGTTTGCGGAGAGATATTCGAGAGCCAGAACGACTCGTCCATGCACTCCTGGCTGTGGGTCATATCACCCGCCGGAGCCAGATGTCCACGGTCATAACCACTTTGCTTGTAGTCAGTTAGTTGGGCAGATTTGCCTTCCGCGATGCGCGGGTCAGGCCGAAAATTGTCCTTTCGTCTAATCAGGCCCTCGGTCATTTCGCGCCGCAAGGTGTAACGCACCCAATGGGGCTGTTTACAAGGAATATGGTAACCAATTTCAAGGCAATCTGAACTGAGCAGCAGATGAATGTTATCCTCCGGAGCAACAACCGCCGATTCTGCAATACGCGTCGCTTGTCGACATGCCGACAATAAAATCAACATCAACGCCCAAATAGCTATGAACCGGAGTATCCTTCTCACGCGATAAATGTACAATGCAGTTTTCCATCGACGATAAATTTTCGTTTTTTGGTGCGCAATTCAAAACGATGTCAACCTACGTTATAGGCGATGTTCATGGATGCCTCGGAGCCCTTAAGGCCCTGGTAGCCGCTACGGATATTAAGCCCGGCGACACCCTCATTTTTTTGGGCGATTACATCAGCCGCGGAACCGATTCAAAAGGAGT
This DNA window, taken from Cryomorphaceae bacterium, encodes the following:
- a CDS encoding DNA/RNA non-specific endonuclease, which translates into the protein MLILLSACRQATRIAESAVVAPEDNIHLLLSSDCLEIGYHIPCKQPHWVRYTLRREMTEGLIRRKDNFRPDPRIAEGKSAQLTDYKQSGYDRGHLAPAGDMTHSQECMDESFWLSNISPQTAGCNRGVWKRLEEQVRKWTHSHDSILVYTGPILQNHESFSTIGSGEVCVPKSYYKALLFYTQNDFYALAFVIPNENSPEPLASFAMSVRQLETNSGLSFFSHLADTTQQRIEAVENHPKLWE